One region of Pygocentrus nattereri isolate fPygNat1 chromosome 14, fPygNat1.pri, whole genome shotgun sequence genomic DNA includes:
- the zgc:66474 gene encoding zinc finger protein 184 isoform X3 — protein sequence MTKLQLLHRALNERLMAAVEQIMEMVGGTVLEYEAETIRARKENEILRRRLRWMEGEIPTDWPDDVDPYVPEQPVSLADGPVFEGLAIKAEPVDASDCQSFTPDPNLTASVCTADLETVNPAASQPASAVLPDGTVWDSSHSYMAPLDFDPTMAARQWRGRGRSQKMSFACPDCGKVFGREQRLMFHMRIHSAERPYMYRRRKACFYGDKKRKKKLCGLSKLYPSKEIVEDLSDASEQTEKSTGSASISAPRATAPSAPEAETGEKSDAASRDTSNSKYPESSGAKPVGHRGRQGPSRSKIPQCLKCKKVFKSVSRLATHMKTHRKPFPSQEQQKEQEDADETDKRPQKHPKPMKMDDDRSDKEESELQSTKVHTCQHCSATFCSPYHLRRHVYTHTGERPYWCSQCNLGFIQKYRFRNHRVTYHGETQGSFYQDLAKKRKTRSDSGEKPTQSEPCKQTFSESTAAFLEPSVPKEENATSKTRET from the exons ATGACCAAACTACAGCTTCTGCACCGGGCGCTGAACGAGCGGCTGATGGCGGCGGTGGAGCAGATAATGGAGATGGTGGGCGGCACGGTGCTGGAGTACGAAGCGGAGACGATTCGGGCGCGGAAAGAAAACGAGATTCTGAGACGGAGGCTGAGATGGATGGAGGGCGAAATTCCCACCGACTGGCCAG ATGACGTTGACCCCTATGTCCCTGAGCAGCCTGTTAGCCTGGCAGACGGACCAGTATTTGAGGGGCTGGCGATCAAAGCAGAGCCTGTTGATGCCTCTGATTGTCAGTCATTTACACCTGACCCCAATCTCACAGCATCAGTGTGTACTGCTGATTTGGAAACGGTCAATCCTGCAGCCAGTCAACCTGCCAGTGCTGTCCTTCCTGATGGCACGGTGTGGGATTCGTCTCACAGCTATATGGCTCCGCTGGACTTTGACCCTACCATGGCAGCAAGGCAATGGAGAGGAAGGGGCAGGAGTCAGAAGATGTCATTTGCCTGCCCAGACTGCGGTAAAGTCTTCGGGAGGGAGCAGAGGCTGATGTTCCACATGCGCATCCACTCTGCTGAGAGGCCCTACATGTACCGCAGGCGCAAAGCCTGCTTCTACGGTGACAAGAAACGGAAGAAGAAACTTTGTGGTCTTTCCAAATTATAT CCATCAAAAGAGATTGTGGAAGATCTGTCAGACGCTTCAGAGCAGACAGAGAAGAGTACAGGATCAGCCAGCATCAGTGCACCAAGAGCTACTGCCCCCAGTGCCCCAGAAGCAGAAACAGGCGAGAAATCAGATGCAGCCAGCAGAGACACTAGCAACAGCAAGTATCCAGAAAGCAGTGGAGCCAAGCCTGTGGGTCACAGAGGCAGGCAGGGACCAAGCAGATCCAAAATTCCTCAGTGtctgaaatgtaaaaaagtcTTCAAGTCTGTATCAAGGCTGGCAACACATATGAAGACCCATAGGAAGCCGTTTCCCAGCCAAGAGCAACAAAAAGAGCAGGAAGATGCTGACGAGACAGACAAGAGACCACAAAAGCATCCTAAG CCAATGAAAATGGATGATGACCGTTCAGACAAAGAGGAAAGTGAGTTGCAGAGCACAAAAGTGCACACCTGTCAGCACTGCAGCGCCACATTCTGCAGCCCTTACCACCTACGCAGACATGTGTACACTCACACAG GTGAAAGGCCTTACTGGTGCAGCCAGTGTAATTTGGGCTTCATTCAGAAATATCGTTTTCGAAACCACAGAGTGACCTACCATG GAGAAACACAGGGAAGCTTTTACCAGGATCTAGCTAAAAAACGCAAGACACGATCTGACAGTGGAGAGAAGCCAACACAGAGTGAGCCCTGCAAACAG acATTTTCAGAGAGCACTGCGGCTTTTCTGGAGCCCTCCGTTCCCAAGGAAGAAAATGCCACCTCAAAAACCAGAG AAACTTGA
- the zgc:66474 gene encoding uncharacterized protein zgc:66474 isoform X1, translating into MTKLQLLHRALNERLMAAVEQIMEMVGGTVLEYEAETIRARKENEILRRRLRWMEGEIPTDWPDDVDPYVPEQPVSLADGPVFEGLAIKAEPVDASDCQSFTPDPNLTASVCTADLETVNPAASQPASAVLPDGTVWDSSHSYMAPLDFDPTMAARQWRGRGRSQKMSFACPDCGKVFGREQRLMFHMRIHSAERPYMYRRRKACFYGDKKRKKKLCGLSKLYPSKEIVEDLSDASEQTEKSTGSASISAPRATAPSAPEAETGEKSDAASRDTSNSKYPESSGAKPVGHRGRQGPSRSKIPQCLKCKKVFKSVSRLATHMKTHRKPFPSQEQQKEQEDADETDKRPQKHPKKPIMRNNEMEVERAKAGGHSLFQCPECKKIFARSCWLTFHLKSHERERSLARKEQKQLPSKKMNNKDAEQRSTEVTKDAQETVAENSTARVLKKIFACPHCDKVFTREGWLGPHIRSHVLKTASKSEIHVQASSISPVSRKRARRTLSQLSKEDAVDEKNVTKEKRKSEIVSDQPTTKTESQKVSLEAKRNSESKTSNDESERIVDKSNKILEESRRIPEESTREARDIPRSKKTFSCRECGKVYLLLGCLKTHKKIHKRERMEEKQRRQMLKELGQKERKEEQRSLVEEIMENIEEKKRKRKRTLLEMQHSIDNVEQTRNPDATVMLSKENGDKSSEIQAPESKNKESAKKTSARYFCKHCGKVYARRNWLNMHLLGHREAMLTLQKKVNDEAQKSDNDQMPQEGSSTEDSVVQKEEDGGKVSYPCPFCDKVFRRGMRLMVHMQIHSGEKPYSYRQRKEQFYGDLTRPRVPDTCNQEPAIESSDEREKDGGFALTRNQTSAVSQHHSSTTKPMETVQPHSVCTGSLVLPLQSAGAASYHSMKHQRTDTESVSKAKSHFSLQPRIVLEPITSKSKPWAPPGDVDFRSVNSKTGDKELHLMSDAATAGTVDCQVKQGCPRTSVENAYESQNVLSGVTYALKSETDDPGIVCATVGSDSKLFENTSYSEKILDSVEDHLYTEHSKSKMYEFWQKDGQVESLGCLLDAKQMTIRSELESSSGTMQQVGYQESVCMNLSDVNSDYDDDDWSNVSNNLDEKKTTTESKVQTAQLCVKDAMTNHPAEFPTNVQVCSSLYSHSQNMDQTTPKRLVDTRTANRSLPRSSQKVIGAALDVESIPDEIKEQCTCDGRLTKRDEQVVTSVPQTKESTKGRKSSSTCMICGLIFAGRPSLSQHMRVHSTSACIGRTSSTFRTFKNNETKIKQDDVHVQTSDVHRDDSADNSEILGNSDSATVRKARAVKSSGCQPDTKSRCSKRGWKIKSKELKKEKKTVYCRFCSKACRTIELHLQYDHSEEPEVIEALHFSKTQEERKKLLSRLYRRKSSECENMRTVMDKDLVHCLFCQGSYQRNQFWKHALVCEQKEPERKEELTLTEATSSVHTPNTRPNIAQKTLDPESEYPIQKSITTAQRTLPESLNAPLPDVGPSIYHKSLSSDSVFPESCSTELNPTSDPVKAVPNIFTEMMSLDSESSGQPILDACHSTTEMAPVTLIDNSITESPDVEPSVPLVLDSCHRTKENTCLELKNDAESSTCVSEQNIDSECSGLLILQSSLSDASFSDVQKPFGTSFLSSSFQGSGSCGIQENTIQDVYSLQNLDCIGEGIFSSESVGHVDCNSHQTPGLKSQRITTPRTDIGDLQQTFRSNAELEQTVIDSDMGDLDLESTDSLIPDPLIGDVKRTDGGETGSPCSLIFDSSKHGAPKLESGCPFVLDCISTKTQRPPDPDTDMPFRGVTETFDSEGHVKKNMGKIEDSGRGGVFKVLDSDCTAVVKRKLDSQSIEFKEAKRSQQSDPPQQSSAEVSPSSIVQTSNLESGFQASNLNSTVLENRGGKAK; encoded by the exons ATGACCAAACTACAGCTTCTGCACCGGGCGCTGAACGAGCGGCTGATGGCGGCGGTGGAGCAGATAATGGAGATGGTGGGCGGCACGGTGCTGGAGTACGAAGCGGAGACGATTCGGGCGCGGAAAGAAAACGAGATTCTGAGACGGAGGCTGAGATGGATGGAGGGCGAAATTCCCACCGACTGGCCAG ATGACGTTGACCCCTATGTCCCTGAGCAGCCTGTTAGCCTGGCAGACGGACCAGTATTTGAGGGGCTGGCGATCAAAGCAGAGCCTGTTGATGCCTCTGATTGTCAGTCATTTACACCTGACCCCAATCTCACAGCATCAGTGTGTACTGCTGATTTGGAAACGGTCAATCCTGCAGCCAGTCAACCTGCCAGTGCTGTCCTTCCTGATGGCACGGTGTGGGATTCGTCTCACAGCTATATGGCTCCGCTGGACTTTGACCCTACCATGGCAGCAAGGCAATGGAGAGGAAGGGGCAGGAGTCAGAAGATGTCATTTGCCTGCCCAGACTGCGGTAAAGTCTTCGGGAGGGAGCAGAGGCTGATGTTCCACATGCGCATCCACTCTGCTGAGAGGCCCTACATGTACCGCAGGCGCAAAGCCTGCTTCTACGGTGACAAGAAACGGAAGAAGAAACTTTGTGGTCTTTCCAAATTATAT CCATCAAAAGAGATTGTGGAAGATCTGTCAGACGCTTCAGAGCAGACAGAGAAGAGTACAGGATCAGCCAGCATCAGTGCACCAAGAGCTACTGCCCCCAGTGCCCCAGAAGCAGAAACAGGCGAGAAATCAGATGCAGCCAGCAGAGACACTAGCAACAGCAAGTATCCAGAAAGCAGTGGAGCCAAGCCTGTGGGTCACAGAGGCAGGCAGGGACCAAGCAGATCCAAAATTCCTCAGTGtctgaaatgtaaaaaagtcTTCAAGTCTGTATCAAGGCTGGCAACACATATGAAGACCCATAGGAAGCCGTTTCCCAGCCAAGAGCAACAAAAAGAGCAGGAAGATGCTGACGAGACAGACAAGAGACCACAAAAGCATCCTAAG AAACCAATAATGAGAAACAATGAAATGGAGGTTGAAAGGGCCAAAGCAGGAGGCCATTCCTTGTTTCAGTGCCCTGAGTGCAAGAAGATATTTGCTCGTTCCTGTTGGCTGACTTTCCACTTGAAGTCGCACGAACGGGAACGCTCCTTAGCCCGCAAAGAGCAGAAGCAGCTTCCAAGTAAAAAGATGAACAACAAAGATGCAGAACAACGCTCAACTGAG gTGACAAAGGACGCACAGGAGACAGTTGCTGAAAACAGCACAGCTCGTGTATTAAAGAAAATCTTTGCCTGCCCACACTGTGACAAAGTATTCACTCGTGAAGGCTGGTTGGGGCCACATATTCGGAGTCATGTACTTAAAACGGCATCAAAAAGTGAAATTCACGTACAAGCATCTAGCATCTCGCCTGTCTCTCGGAAGAGGGCTCGGCGTACCCTGTCTCAG TTGTCAAAAGAAGATGCTGTTGATGAGAAAAATGTGaccaaagagaaaagaaagtcaGAAATAGTCTCTGACCAACCAACAACAAAGACTGAGTCACAAAAAGTCAGTTTAGAAGCAAAAAGAAACTCAGAATCTAAAACAAGCAATGATGAATCTGAAAGAATCGTGGATAAATCCAACAAAATCTTAGAGGAATCAAGAAGAATCCCTGAAGAGTCTACCAGAGAAGCAAGAGACATTCCACGATCAAAGAAAACATTCTCTTGTCGGGAGTGTGGCAAAGTTTATTTGCTTCTTGGGTGTCTGAAAACCCATAAGAAGATTCACAAAAGAGAGAGGATGGAAGAGAAGCAAAGAAGGCAGATGCTCAAAGAACTTGGacaaaaggaaaggaaagaagagCAAAGGAGTCTTGTGGAAGAAATTATGGAGAACATTGAGGAAAAGAAacgaaagaggaaaaggacacTTCTAGAGATGCAGCACAGCATCGATAATGTAGAGCAAACTAGGAACCCGGATGCAACTGTAATG CTGTCGAAGGAAAATGGGGACAAGTCATCTGAAATACAGGCACCTGAATCCAAAAACAAGGAATCTGCTAAAAAAACGTCTGCTCGTTATTTCTGTAAACACTGCGGCAAAGTCTATGCTAGGAGGAACTGGCTTAACATGCATTTGCTTGGCCACAGGGAAGCAATGCTGACTTTGCAGAAGAAAGTAAATGATGAGGCACAAAAGAGTGATAATGATCAG ATGCCGCAAGAGGGTTCATCCACTGAGGATTCTGTAGTTCAGAAAGAAGAGGATGGAGGTAAAGTTTCGTATCCGTGTCCCTTTTGTGATAAAGTCTTTCGACGAGGAATGCGGCTGATGGTGCACATGCAGATCCACTCAGGCGAGAAACCATACTCCTACCGACAACGTAAAGAACAATTTTATGGTGACCTGACAAGACCCAGAGTCCCAGATACCTGCAACCAGGAG CCTGCAATAGAAAGCAGTGATGAAAGGGAGAAGGATGGAGGATTCGCACTGACTAGGAATCAGACTTCTGCAGTGTCCCAACATCATTCAAGTACCACAAAGCCTATGGAAACTGTCCAACCTCATTCAGTTTGCACTGGCAGCCTAGTACTACCTCTGCAGTCAGCTGGTGCTGCTTCCTACCACAGCATGAAACATCAAAGAACTGACACAGAATCAGTTAGCAAAGCCAAAAGCCACTTCAGTTTGCAGCCTAGAATTGTTCTAGAACCAATTACATCTAAATCCAAGCCCTGGGCTCCACCTGGAGATGTTGATTTTAGATCAGTCAATTCTAAGACTGGTGACAAGGAACTGCACCTAATGTCTGACGCGGCTACAGCAGGCACTGTAGATTGCCAAGTGAAGCAGGGCTGTCCTCGAACTTCAGTTGAAAATGCATATGAGAGCCAGAATGTGTTGTCTGGTGTAACCTATGCTCTTAAGTCAGAGACAGATGATCCAGGTATTGTTTGTGCTACTGTAGGTTCAGATTCTAAgttatttgaaaatacctcCTACTCTGAAAAGATCCTTGACAGCGTAGAGGACCATTTATACACAGAGCACTCCAAGAGCAAAATGTATGAATTTTGGCAAAAAGATGGTCAGGTAGAAAGCCTTGGTTGTTTGCTTGATGCCAAGCAGATGACCATCAGAAGTGAACTAGAGTCCAGTTCTGGCACCATGCAGCAAGTAGGTTACCAAGAGTCAGTCTGTATGAATCTCTCAGATGTCAACAGTGATTATGATGACGACGATTGGTCAAATGTATCCAACAACCTAGATGAAAAGAAAACCACAACAGAAAGTAAAGTGCAGACTGCACAGTTGTGTGTGAAAGATGCCATGACCAATCATCCTGCAGAATTTCCCACCAACGTACAAGTCTGTAGTTCTTTATATAGTCATTCGCAAAACATGGATCAAACTACACCGAAAAGGTTGGTGGACACAAGAACAGCCAACCGTTCCCTCCCCAGatcctcacaaaaagttattggTGCTGCCTTAGATGTAGAGTCTATACCAGATGAGATAAAAGAACAGTGTACCTGCGACGGTCGGCTCACTAAGAGAGATGAGCAAGTGGTCACCTCTGTCCCACAAACAAAGGAGAGCACTAAGGGCCGGAAGAGCTCGTCTACATGTATGATTTGTGGTTTAATATTTGCTGGCAGGCCATCCCTGTCACAGCACATGCGGGTGCACTCTACTTCGGCATGTATTGGTAGGACGTCATCCACCTTCAGGACATTCAAGAACAATGAAACAAAGATTAAACAAGATGATGTGCATGTCCAG ACCTCAGACGTGCATAGAGACGATTCAGCAGACAACTCTGAAATCTTAGGAAACAGCGACTCTGCAACAGTGAGGAAAGCAAGAGCAGTGAAGTCATCTGGGTGTCAACCAGATACGAAAAGCCGATGCTCCAAAAGGGGCTGGAAGATTAAGAGCAAAGAattgaaaaaggaaaagaaaactgtttaCTGCAGATTTTGCAGTAAAGCTTGTAGAACAATAGAACTGCATCTCCAGTATGATCACTCAGAGGAACCTGAGGTGATAGAAGCTTTGCATTTTAGCAAAACCcaagaggagaggaagaaatTATTGAGCCGTCTTTACAGGCGAAAAAGCTCAGAATGTGAAAACATGCGTACAGTGATGGATAAAGACCTTGTTCATTGTCTGTTTTGTCAGGGATCTTATCAAAGGAATCAATTTTGGAAACATGCTTTGGTGTGTGAGCAGAAGGAACCGGAAAGAAAAGAGGAGCTGACATTAACTGAAGCTACCAGCAGTGTACATACTCCAAACACAAGGCCTAATATAGCACAGAAAACACTTGATCCAGAGTCTGAGTATCCGATTCAGAAGtccatcacaacagcacaaCGGACCCTTCCAGAGTCACTGAATGCTCCCTTACCAGATGTTGGTCCTAGCATTTATCATAAATCCCTTTCTTCAGATTCAGTTTTTCCAGAAAGTTGTAGTACTGAGCTAAACCCAACCTCTGATCCAGTGAAAGCGGTCCCAAACATTTTCACAGAAATGATGTCACTTGATTCAGAATCTTCGGGCCAGCCCATTTTAGATGCATGCCATAGCACAACAGAGATGGCCCCTGTTACATTAATTGACAACAGTATAACAGAGAGTCCAGATGTGGAGCCATCAGTTCCTCTAGTTTTAGACTCTTGTCACAGGACTAAAGAAAACACTTGTCTAGAATTAAAGAATGATGCAGAATCATCTACTTGTGTTTCAGAACAAAATATTGATTCTGAGTGCTCAGGTCTTCTCATTCTGCAGTCATCTCTATCTGATGCTAGCTTTAGTGATGTTCAAAAGCCATTTGGAACTTCTTTTCTTAGTTCTTCTTTTCAAGGCTCTGGCTCCTGTGGCATACAGGAAAACACTATTCAAGATGTTTACTCCTTGCAAAATTTAGACTGTATTGGAGAAGGTATTTTCTCTTCAGAATCGGTGGGACATGTAGACTGCAATTCACACCAAACTCCTGGCCTAAAATCACAAAGGATTACAACCCCAAGAACAGACATTGGTGACCTACAGCAAACCTTTAGATCTAATGCAGAATTGGAGCAGACGGTCATTGACTCAGATATGGGTGACCTTGATTTGGAATCAACAGATTCTCTAATTCCAGACCCTTTAATTGGTGATGTAAAGAGAACTGATGGTGGTGAAACAGGAAGCCCTTGCAGTCTCATTTTTGACAGTAGCAAACATGGAGCCCCCAAGTTAGAATCAGGTTGTCCTTTTGTTCTGGATTGTATTTCCACTAAAACACAGCGACCCCCTGATCCAGACACAGACATGCCATTCAGAGGAGTGACAGAAACGTTTGATTCTGAAGGTCACGTCAAAAAGAACATGGGCAAGATTGAAGATTCTGGCCGCGGCGGTGTTTTTAAAGTTCTTGATTCAGATTGCACTGCAGTAGTAAAAAGGAAATTGGACAGCCAGAGCATCGAGTTCAAAGAAGCAAAGAGAAGCCAACAGAGCGATCCCCCACAG CAATCATCAGCAGAAGTGAGTCCATCAAGTATTGTTCAAACTTCCAACCTGGAGTCTGGATTTCAAGCATCCAACCTGAATTCCACAGTTTTGGAGAACAGAGGAGGAAAAGctaaataa
- the zgc:66474 gene encoding zinc finger protein 91 isoform X2, with amino-acid sequence MTKLQLLHRALNERLMAAVEQIMEMVGGTVLEYEAETIRARKENEILRRRLRWMEGEIPTDWPDDVDPYVPEQPVSLADGPVFEGLAIKAEPVDASDCQSFTPDPNLTASVCTADLETVNPAASQPASAVLPDGTVWDSSHSYMAPLDFDPTMAARQWRGRGRSQKMSFACPDCGKVFGREQRLMFHMRIHSAERPYMYRRRKACFYGDKKRKKKLCGLSKLYPSKEIVEDLSDASEQTEKSTGSASISAPRATAPSAPEAETGEKSDAASRDTSNSKYPESSGAKPVGHRGRQGPSRSKIPQCLKCKKVFKSVSRLATHMKTHRKPFPSQEQQKEQEDADETDKRPQKHPKKPIMRNNEMEVERAKAGGHSLFQCPECKKIFARSCWLTFHLKSHERERSLARKEQKQLPSKKMNNKDAEQRSTEVTKDAQETVAENSTARVLKKIFACPHCDKVFTREGWLGPHIRSHVLKTASKSEIHVQASSISPVSRKRARRTLSQLSKEDAVDEKNVTKEKRKSEIVSDQPTTKTESQKVSLEAKRNSESKTSNDESERIVDKSNKILEESRRIPEESTREARDIPRSKKTFSCRECGKVYLLLGCLKTHKKIHKRERMEEKQRRQMLKELGQKERKEEQRSLVEEIMENIEEKKRKRKRTLLEMQHSIDNVEQTRNPDATVMLSKENGDKSSEIQAPESKNKESAKKTSARYFCKHCGKVYARRNWLNMHLLGHREAMLTLQKKVNDEAQKSDNDQMPQEGSSTEDSVVQKEEDGGKVSYPCPFCDKVFRRGMRLMVHMQIHSGEKPYSYRQRKEQFYGDLTRPRVPDTCNQEVGEFMMKHMMTTKDCMSD; translated from the exons ATGACCAAACTACAGCTTCTGCACCGGGCGCTGAACGAGCGGCTGATGGCGGCGGTGGAGCAGATAATGGAGATGGTGGGCGGCACGGTGCTGGAGTACGAAGCGGAGACGATTCGGGCGCGGAAAGAAAACGAGATTCTGAGACGGAGGCTGAGATGGATGGAGGGCGAAATTCCCACCGACTGGCCAG ATGACGTTGACCCCTATGTCCCTGAGCAGCCTGTTAGCCTGGCAGACGGACCAGTATTTGAGGGGCTGGCGATCAAAGCAGAGCCTGTTGATGCCTCTGATTGTCAGTCATTTACACCTGACCCCAATCTCACAGCATCAGTGTGTACTGCTGATTTGGAAACGGTCAATCCTGCAGCCAGTCAACCTGCCAGTGCTGTCCTTCCTGATGGCACGGTGTGGGATTCGTCTCACAGCTATATGGCTCCGCTGGACTTTGACCCTACCATGGCAGCAAGGCAATGGAGAGGAAGGGGCAGGAGTCAGAAGATGTCATTTGCCTGCCCAGACTGCGGTAAAGTCTTCGGGAGGGAGCAGAGGCTGATGTTCCACATGCGCATCCACTCTGCTGAGAGGCCCTACATGTACCGCAGGCGCAAAGCCTGCTTCTACGGTGACAAGAAACGGAAGAAGAAACTTTGTGGTCTTTCCAAATTATAT CCATCAAAAGAGATTGTGGAAGATCTGTCAGACGCTTCAGAGCAGACAGAGAAGAGTACAGGATCAGCCAGCATCAGTGCACCAAGAGCTACTGCCCCCAGTGCCCCAGAAGCAGAAACAGGCGAGAAATCAGATGCAGCCAGCAGAGACACTAGCAACAGCAAGTATCCAGAAAGCAGTGGAGCCAAGCCTGTGGGTCACAGAGGCAGGCAGGGACCAAGCAGATCCAAAATTCCTCAGTGtctgaaatgtaaaaaagtcTTCAAGTCTGTATCAAGGCTGGCAACACATATGAAGACCCATAGGAAGCCGTTTCCCAGCCAAGAGCAACAAAAAGAGCAGGAAGATGCTGACGAGACAGACAAGAGACCACAAAAGCATCCTAAG AAACCAATAATGAGAAACAATGAAATGGAGGTTGAAAGGGCCAAAGCAGGAGGCCATTCCTTGTTTCAGTGCCCTGAGTGCAAGAAGATATTTGCTCGTTCCTGTTGGCTGACTTTCCACTTGAAGTCGCACGAACGGGAACGCTCCTTAGCCCGCAAAGAGCAGAAGCAGCTTCCAAGTAAAAAGATGAACAACAAAGATGCAGAACAACGCTCAACTGAG gTGACAAAGGACGCACAGGAGACAGTTGCTGAAAACAGCACAGCTCGTGTATTAAAGAAAATCTTTGCCTGCCCACACTGTGACAAAGTATTCACTCGTGAAGGCTGGTTGGGGCCACATATTCGGAGTCATGTACTTAAAACGGCATCAAAAAGTGAAATTCACGTACAAGCATCTAGCATCTCGCCTGTCTCTCGGAAGAGGGCTCGGCGTACCCTGTCTCAG TTGTCAAAAGAAGATGCTGTTGATGAGAAAAATGTGaccaaagagaaaagaaagtcaGAAATAGTCTCTGACCAACCAACAACAAAGACTGAGTCACAAAAAGTCAGTTTAGAAGCAAAAAGAAACTCAGAATCTAAAACAAGCAATGATGAATCTGAAAGAATCGTGGATAAATCCAACAAAATCTTAGAGGAATCAAGAAGAATCCCTGAAGAGTCTACCAGAGAAGCAAGAGACATTCCACGATCAAAGAAAACATTCTCTTGTCGGGAGTGTGGCAAAGTTTATTTGCTTCTTGGGTGTCTGAAAACCCATAAGAAGATTCACAAAAGAGAGAGGATGGAAGAGAAGCAAAGAAGGCAGATGCTCAAAGAACTTGGacaaaaggaaaggaaagaagagCAAAGGAGTCTTGTGGAAGAAATTATGGAGAACATTGAGGAAAAGAAacgaaagaggaaaaggacacTTCTAGAGATGCAGCACAGCATCGATAATGTAGAGCAAACTAGGAACCCGGATGCAACTGTAATG CTGTCGAAGGAAAATGGGGACAAGTCATCTGAAATACAGGCACCTGAATCCAAAAACAAGGAATCTGCTAAAAAAACGTCTGCTCGTTATTTCTGTAAACACTGCGGCAAAGTCTATGCTAGGAGGAACTGGCTTAACATGCATTTGCTTGGCCACAGGGAAGCAATGCTGACTTTGCAGAAGAAAGTAAATGATGAGGCACAAAAGAGTGATAATGATCAG ATGCCGCAAGAGGGTTCATCCACTGAGGATTCTGTAGTTCAGAAAGAAGAGGATGGAGGTAAAGTTTCGTATCCGTGTCCCTTTTGTGATAAAGTCTTTCGACGAGGAATGCGGCTGATGGTGCACATGCAGATCCACTCAGGCGAGAAACCATACTCCTACCGACAACGTAAAGAACAATTTTATGGTGACCTGACAAGACCCAGAGTCCCAGATACCTGCAACCAGGAGGTAGGAGAATTTATGATGAAACACATGATGACTACAAAAGACTGCATGTCAGACTGA